The genome window ctaggagccgttgagagcacatctggaaggctattcttgccttctgtcgtcgggcgcaccggacagtccggtgcacaccggacagtgtccggtgcccgattcctttccttaattggcgaagccgaccgttgccgaccgttgcagatctggcgcaccggccagtccggtgcacaccggacagtccggtgcttccctccgaccgttggctcggccacgtgtcgcgcgccgatcacgcggccgaccgttggcccggccgaccgttggctcaccggacagtccggtgcacaccggacagtccggtgaattttagccgaagtcgccggagaaaaacccgagagcggcctcttcggccaaggcggcctggcgcaccggacactgtccggtgcaccatcggacactgtccggtgcaccaccggacagtccggtgccctagaccgaagcagccccttggctgcacacagccaagtcttctcttctcttcttctttctgtttctaacacttagacaaatatattagtacacaaaaccaatgtactaagacttagaaacatacctttgttgaagatttgcactttgttcatccatgggcattgatttacatttaagcacttgtgttggcacttaatcaccaaaatacttagaaatggcccaaaggcacatttccctttcaaaaactaGGTTACATAACATTTATTTAAGCGTGCATGATTAAGATTCCAAATGATACCTGAATCTCAAACTTCACTATACGGGTTGATTTCGCTATGAGATCATCAGTTTCAATTATAGCAGACTCTGCACTAAAGCCATCACAGTTATGCATCATACTCTCAAGGCAGCCAGGACTCCATCTGCATTTCATGTTGTAGTGTCCAATCTTTTTCCAGTAAACATTCAGTTCTTGCAGTGCTTTAAGCACTTCACTTATTATTTCTCGTGGATGTGCTCGAGACTGTTAGACAATTACAGATAATTGAATCATAATAATGCAGGAAAGACATCATACGATGTACTTAACATGAAAATTACCTGAAGACCAAGGGCCCATTTCCTTTCAGATGCAAAATGCTGCCTCAAACCAGACCCCGGAGATTCTGTAAACACATGCTGCCGATGTTCAGTTGCTGAAGTTGGTGTTTCAGCATGTACTTGAGAGAAAGATGGGTCCTAGAGATCACAAAACGCAAACAGAAAATTAGCAAGAAATTTATAGCATCACAAGTACTGAATAACTCAACCAACATTTGGAAATGCAAGAGATAAGAAAGCCACTCACCATAGATTCTTGAAACTCAGATCCAAGATAACCACTGGTTGTACGAAGCCTATTGTCCATGAGTAAATAATAGGCAACTGTTGCCTGCACAGCCAAACCATCATGATTCCATAAAACGACCAAAGGAAACTGAGAGTGAAGCAGATACCTCATTCTGCAATCTGTTGTGCAGAGATTCAATTAGCTGATTCTTGTCAAAACCCATCTTAATAACATCATTAAGGGTTTCCTCGTCCAGCTACAAAATTCAAAACAATGTCAATTCATTTTCTGAAGTAGAAAACGTGGAATAAGAATTTTACAGAATAGCGCCATCCATACACACAATATCATTATACCTTCTTAACTTGTTGGGCAGTGTCTGGAGGCGGTACAGCCAAATAGCGCGGAAGTTGAATTTTGAACCACATATGTTCACGGATTTCACGTATTGTAATCCTTTTCATCGGATCAACAACCAGCATTCTAGGAATCAAGTCCCTCGCTGAAGGTGACAAATGACTAGGAAGGGTATATATTCCACCCTACAATTAGATATAAGAATTTAACGAGCATATTAAGAGTAAAATATAAAGGAATCTTTTTTTCAGGTAAATCAATGAGATgatacagcagcagcagcaacaagaaAGCCTTTTAATCCCtagcaagttggggtaggctataGTTAAAACCTAacaaaagacacaattcaaggTTCAGGCATGTCGATAGCCGTTTTCCATGCACTCGtattcaaggctaaatctttATGTACATTTCATCCTTTTAAATCACCTTTTACTGCCTCTTCCCATGCCAATTTCAGTCTTTCCTTTTAAACCGCCTTTTGGATGTCTCCGTTGGACATGTCTAAACCATCTCAACCGGTGTTAGACAAGCTTTTCTTAAATTTGTGCTACCCCTAGCTTATCACATATACCTTCATTCTGGACTTGATCCTTTTTTTATGCCATAAATTCAACACAACATATGCATTTCCGCTACTTAACTGTTGAACATATCGTCTTTTATTAGCCAACATTCTGCACCATACAACATAGCAGGTATAATCGTCATCCTATAAAACTCTCCTTTTAGCTTATGTGCTACCCTTCTTGTCACATAGAACGCTGGTTGATGTCACTTGATCCACCCTGTTTTTATTCTATGACTAACATCTTCATCGATATCCCCGTCTTTCTATAGTATTGATCACAAATACCGAAAAGTGTCCTTCCTGGGCACTACTTGACCTTCCAAACTAATATCTTCTTTCTCATATGTAGTGTCAAAGTCATATCTCATATATTCGGTTTTAGTTCTATTGAGCCTGCACTCTATAGTCTTCAACCACAACTCAAGTTTCCTATTTAATCATGCCTGCCATTCATCAACTAGTACAACATTATTCGCAAAAGCATATATCCCCTTATATGTCGCTTGTGATTTTATCCATCACCAAGACAAAAAGGTAAGGGCTCAAGGCTAACCCTTGGTGTAGTCCTATTCTCATCGGCCAGTCATTCgtgtctccatcacttgttctaaCACTAGCCACAATATAGTTGTACATGTACTTAATGGCTCTAATGTATTTTGTTGGAACTTTATGTTTGTTCAAAGCCCGCCGCACAACATTTATTGGTATTTTGTCAAAAATCTTCTCCAACTCAATGAAAACCATGTGTAGGTTCTTCTTCTGCTCTCTATACTACTCCATAACTTGTCTTATTAAGAAAATAGCTTCCATGGTTAATCTTTTGGACATGAAACCAAATTGGTTCATAGAGATCCTCATCATTTTTATTAGAAGATGCTCGATAAATCAAGGAGATGATAACTCACCTttattttcttaaaaaggttTGGAATATTCTCATCGTCAAATGGAAGAGTGCCACAAAGAAGAGCATAAAGAATAACGCCGCAGCTCCAGACATCAACTTCAGGACCAGCATATAGTTTACCAGATATGACCTAAGAAAATAAACAAGAAATCAAGAATCATGTCATAGCAAGTTATATATGTAAATGTGACCATGAAGAATGCTAATTGTAAATAATGTCATATGTATACCTCAGGTGCTGCATAATTCGGGCTACCACAACTCGTCTTAAGAAAGTGACCATCACGCATAACATTACTTAAGCCAAAATCAGCAATCTTAATGTTGCATTTCGAATCCAAAAGAAGATTCTCTGGCTTTAAATCACGGTGAGCAACCATGTTCCTATGGCAATATTCAACACCAGATATGATCTGCATAAAAAGTAATAAGAAGAAAATTATCAAACTAAACTCAATGAACCAAATAAACACAAACAATCAATTTACTGACACAGATATATATATGACAGAAGCATGACGGTTAACAGATTTCAATTATTTATCAGCCACAAAAAAGGTTATGCCAACCATAGTACCATACTACAGTTCTTCAAAACAGTGATTGCAATGCATTGTGCAATCTTTGGAATGAACAATATGCAAGAAAGCCACCTGCTGAAAAAAGCGCCGGGCTTCTTCTTCATGTAGTCTTCCCTTCTCAACAATGTAATCAAACAACtctccagatttaacatactccatAACAACATAAATATCAGCAGGTGTATCTATCACCTCATAAAGGCGTATGATATGAGGATGCATAAATAATCTCAGTATCTTGATTTCTCTCTTCACTGCAGGTACATAGTAAGAGAGAATTAAGTTGAGTACTTCAGATAAAAAATTGTCAAGACATAATAAGGAGCTCTGCTGCGTGTACATAAGGTACATAATCCATACATCACATGCCAAGCTTAAGCGCCACAAGCCAATGTTCTGTACGGAAGGAATAAGCACTGACCTTTCTCTTCCATTTCCATGCTTCTGATCTTACGGCGATTGAGGATCTTGATTGCCACCTTATGGCCAGTCAATATATGTTCCGCGATCTTCACTTTACCGAACGACCCGATTCCTAGGGTTTTGCCAATTCGGTAACCGCCCAAAGGGTTGGCATCTCTTCCAGCTCCCTCCATCGTGTACCCTGAATCAAAACCAAAGCATATCATACTAATTTGAGGGGAAAGGGAAAACAAGAGCTAAAACCAGGTAACGACTATTGTGCAAGCAGACCTAAAACTATGCGCGCTCTGATACAATTCGAAGGCTGGACCTAGACGACCGAGACAAGTAATACCGATTCAGGCTAAGCAAAGACACAACACACCTCAAACATTTTTTTTCCACAACGGTAAAACCGAACTTCATTACTCCAGCAACAAAATTACAAGATAAGACAGATTAAAAAAAACAAAACAGCAAACTAACACTACAGCCCGCAACCATGTTTCTGATCACATAGGGATGAGCGGCATGAGGCAGCATGTGGCCAAAACAGCACGCCTCAATCTACTTCGCGGAGAGGCGGGAGTTGCGAACCAGAATGCCGTTACCAAAATCCTCAAGCTATCTTTCAGAATCTATCCGCACCCGGTTGGCCTTGGGCTGTAGaaaacgaagctgaagctgaagctgaagcgccCCGACCCCAAATCCCCAACCCCTGCACAGCCGAACCGCTAAGCGCGCTATCCCACGACGCGAGGCCTcggatctggcggagctagccggagCCACGAAATCCCTCTCCGCTAGCAACGGGACACGAGCCACAGACCGCAGCTTCTTCACAGCGCAAAGACCCAGACATGCGCGCATCCCAATTGGTACGCTGGGAGGACAAAGAGACAGGCAGAGACGCAGAGGCAGGCGCGGAGGGATGAggcgatggggggggggggggggggggggggggggcgtacCTCGCCGCAGCGAAGATGCAGGGAGCTGGGTGCCGCCCGCCCGAGCAGGCGGAGCCGGAGGCGCGGTTCGCGGCGGAGGCGAGGCCGAGCAGGGGGAGCTCGGCTGCTCGGGAGTCGGGAGAGAAGCCCAGCTGCCCAGCGACGGAGAGAGGAGAGGCGGAGTGCGCCTGACAGTCTGACACATGAGTGACGCCAGAGAGAGAAAAATGGGGAGGAAAGAAAGGCGACGCTCACGTGGGACCCCACCGCGACGGCGTAATCGGGCTCCTGATTAGACTAGCTCCAACAAGAGACCTTAAATGGTTctgtaccctaaatatagaggatcgAATGGTCCTCTACGCCCTCCAGAAGCGtcctctaaacggttctctaaatttagaggacgctgctggattctctatatatagagttccTCTAAACGATCTTCTATCCATTTcaatactttaaataaccggtttagcaaaactaaaatatgtacaatacatttgagagtatgacaaatacgtatgtacaaaaaataaaaataaaaaatgtttctaatatagatatttgagtatagaggacgtgatttagagaacgttgttagagaggaaggagatatagagggtggaatcttttagagaagactgtaaaggacggatatagaggatgaatatagaggacgttgctggagacagccttaggCCCTGTTTTGGTGCGTGATGCAGTGAAAAACCGCTTCGGCTTGTTGACTGTTTTTATTGTATTTTGAGAAACAGCTAAACTGATAAGCTGCTATAAAAATTATCTATTTGGCAAATTTCTTCTTAAATTTATAAAGAAACTAGTATagagcccgtgcgttgcgacggtacACCAATTATTCAATAAAATATTAATACACAATGATTACATGAAATAACAATATATATTATCATCAACCTTAATATCTCACAAAGAAAAAATTCTTTGCTAACAACTAATATAGTGTTACTCCACAATTTAgcataaaatataaataaaaaataTGCAAAGTACATGACTGTCTTTTCTTTAACCCCAAGCTAGAAAAAAATCCAATACCACTTGGACACAAGAATAAATAATTATAACCATTCTTTATCTATACAGTAAAGATGTTGCTTTTATAGGGAGGAGCTCGTGTCGTCGGCGTGTTGGGCTGCTAGCGTGGAAGTAGGAGCAGGTGTAAGGATGGCTCCACCGCATGAGGTTCTTGCGGCAGTGGACAGAATGGCCCATCTCGGCGCCCGGTGTCCGTCAACGCTCGATTTCAGCTATGGCAATGCTGGCAGTGCAGCCCCTCTATTGAATCTAGGATGGGATTCCTATGCCACACGCGAATTGGACCTGCAAATTGGGAAATCAGTTTGTGATCTTGTTACTGAATTAAAAAAATAGAAAGAACAATATACAAAGAAATCGAATAAAACGCATAGAGGAATCTTACTCCATGGAAACCTGGAATCCGCTAAAACGCTAGATTACACCCGCATGTATTGCAAGCACATTCACCTCCTAATTCACCCATGGAGGTGACTTTGTAAATTTGTTGTGGCCGTCAACTACTCACATATGTAGAACTACACATGGCATGCAACAAAACAAAATGACTTTGAACTGCTAAAAGTCATCCTATTGCTGATCTGAGTATCTGAACTACTCACATGGCATGCAACAGAAGAACATGGTGTGCTGATCTGAGTTCCTGAACTACTACAAATGGCATGCAACAAAAAAACATGGTGTGTTGATCTAAGTACTCTGAACATATTGGCGTTGAAATACCTCAGGGTCTTAGAGGTGAACTTGAAAAACGTCGTCTTCCTCTACTTCCTCCACAGCTCCCCGTCGGTGTTGAAGATGTCGTCACCAAGGAGCAAGTCCCCTACACAGTGTTCAGGCATTCGAATCAGCTTTCAGCTCTGATTTTTGAACCTTTAGCACAGCATCGAGCAAGACTGAACATCACTATGTTCGATATATTTACCTTAGAGTTGTTAAAAAATTATAAAACAAAGGCTATGACAAGGCGCCAGATATATAAAAAAACCTGTCATCTTTACTCCTGTCTTGGATCGCCGACATGGTCGCCTCTCCCACGCTCTACCTCCACACACACACAACACACAGGTACGCACAGACGCTATGTACATCTAGACACCTCATGCATGGTCTGGTCGCCTACCATGTCTCCTTTGATCCTTTTGTGTTTTACTGGCCACCCCTTCTACCTCCACTGGCATGCCATCATCTGAAACCCCAGAACAAATCAACCTTTCCCTGCCTCCCCTCCCTCCAACAGGCAACAGCCATCCGAGAATATTCACACATGGAGGAAAATATGTACAAGGATCATCTTAGTACAAATCTAGAAAAATAAAAATCTTTTTTTTGGTTTTTCCCACGAACTTTCTTCTCCTGCTGCTGTGCAGTGACGCCTCTAAGCTTCCCTCACGCACTTACCATGGATAAGCACCGTTCAGAGGAGGCACGGCTGATGCTGATAGTTTCAGGAGTTTCATTCCCTCAGTTGATGAGGTCGGAGACCCAACTGACGTTCGGAGCCGCTACCTCTACGTTGGCGGAGGCGACGGTGTCGTTGGGCACGGCGCTTTCTTTGCTG of Zea mays cultivar B73 chromosome 8, Zm-B73-REFERENCE-NAM-5.0, whole genome shotgun sequence contains these proteins:
- the LOC100192108 gene encoding serine/threonine protein kinase OSK1-like isoform X2, with amino-acid sequence MCQTVRRTPPLLSPSLGSWASLPTPEQPSSPCSASPPPRTAPPAPPARAGGTQLPASSLRRGYTMEGAGRDANPLGGYRIGKTLGIGSFGKVKIAEHILTGHKVAIKILNRRKIRSMEMEEKVKREIKILRLFMHPHIIRLYEVIDTPADIYVVMEYVKSGELFDYIVEKGRLHEEEARRFFQQIISGVEYCHRNMVAHRDLKPENLLLDSKCNIKIADFGLSNVMRDGHFLKTSCGSPNYAAPEVISGKLYAGPEVDVWSCGVILYALLCGTLPFDDENIPNLFKKIKGGIYTLPSHLSPSARDLIPRMLVVDPMKRITIREIREHMWFKIQLPRYLAVPPPDTAQQVKKLDEETLNDVIKMGFDKNQLIESLHNRLQNEATVAYYLLMDNRLRTTSGYLGSEFQESMDPSFSQVHAETPTSATEHRQHVFTESPGSGLRQHFASERKWALGLQSRAHPREIISEVLKALQELNVYWKKIGHYNMKCRWSPGCLESMMHNCDGFSAESAIIETDDLIAKSTRIVKFEIQYFGD
- the LOC100192108 gene encoding serine/threonine protein kinase OSK1-like isoform X1, whose translation is MCQTVRRTPPLLSPSLGSWASLPTPEQPSSPCSASPPPRTAPPAPPARAGGTQLPASSLRRGYTMEGAGRDANPLGGYRIGKTLGIGSFGKVKIAEHILTGHKVAIKILNRRKIRSMEMEEKVKREIKILRLFMHPHIIRLYEVIDTPADIYVVMEYVKSGELFDYIVEKGRLHEEEARRFFQQIISGVEYCHRNMVAHRDLKPENLLLDSKCNIKIADFGLSNVMRDGHFLKTSCGSPNYAAPEVISGKLYAGPEVDVWSCGVILYALLCGTLPFDDENIPNLFKKIKGGIYTLPSHLSPSARDLIPRMLVVDPMKRITIREIREHMWFKIQLPRYLAVPPPDTAQQVKKLDEETLNDVIKMGFDKNQLIESLHNRLQNEATVAYYLLMDNRLRTTSGYLGSEFQESMDPSFSQVHAETPTSATEHRQHVFTESPGSGLRQHFASERKWALGLQSRAHPREIISEVLKALQELNVYWKKIGHYNMKCRWSPGCLESMMHNCDGFSAESAIIETDDLIAKSTRIVKFEIQLDVSELRPEKHGNNNPVRRSEPLAGRQLWCHRAEGGHARGGVDLGVRLLLNVSGGSYHCFF
- the LOC100192108 gene encoding Serine/threonine protein kinase OSK1-like, whose amino-acid sequence is MEGAGRDANPLGGYRIGKTLGIGSFGKVKIAEHILTGHKVAIKILNRRKIRSMEMEEKVKREIKILRLFMHPHIIRLYEVIDTPADIYVVMEYVKSGELFDYIVEKGRLHEEEARRFFQQIISGVEYCHRNMVAHRDLKPENLLLDSKCNIKIADFGLSNVMRDGHFLKTSCGSPNYAAPEVISGKLYAGPEVDVWSCGVILYALLCGTLPFDDENIPNLFKKIKGGIYTLPSHLSPSARDLIPRMLVVDPMKRITIREIREHMWFKIQLPRYLAVPPPDTAQQVKKLDEETLNDVIKMGFDKNQLIESLHNRLQNEATVAYYLLMDNRLRTTSGYLGSEFQESMDPSFSQVHAETPTSATEHRQHVFTESPGSGLRQHFASERKWALGLQSRAHPREIISEVLKALQELNVYWKKIGHYNMKCRWSPGCLESMMHNCDGFSAESAIIETDDLIAKSTRIVKFEIQLYKTRDEKYLLDLQRVSGPQLLFLDLCSAFLTQLRVL
- the LOC100192108 gene encoding serine/threonine protein kinase OSK1-like isoform X4; this translates as MCQTVRRTPPLLSPSLGSWASLPTPEQPSSPCSASPPPRTAPPAPPARAGGTQLPASSLRRGYTMEGAGRDANPLGGYRIGKTLGIGSFGKVKIAEHILTGHKVAIKILNRRKIRSMEMEEKVKREIKILRLFMHPHIIRLYEVIDTPADIYVVMEYVKSGELFDYIVEKGRLHEEEARRFFQQIISGVEYCHRNMVAHRDLKPENLLLDSKCNIKIADFGLSNVMRDGHFLKTSCGSPNYAAPEVISGKLYAGPEVDVWSCGVILYALLCGTLPFDDENIPNLFKKIKGGIYTLPSHLSPSARDLIPRMLVVDPMKRITIREIREHMWFKIQLPRYLAVPPPDTAQQVKKLDEETLNDVIKMGFDKNQLIESLHNRLQNEATVAYYLLMDNRLRTTSGYLGSEFQESMDPSFSQVHAETPTSATEHRQHVFTESPGSGLRQHFASERKWALGLQSLL
- the LOC100192108 gene encoding serine/threonine protein kinase OSK1-like isoform X3 encodes the protein MCQTVRRTPPLLSPSLGSWASLPTPEQPSSPCSASPPPRTAPPAPPARAGGTQLPASSLRRGYTMEGAGRDANPLGGYRIGKTLGIGSFGKVKIAEHILTGHKVAIKILNRRKIRSMEMEEKVKREIKILRLFMHPHIIRLYEVIDTPADIYVVMEYVKSGELFDYIVEKGRLHEEEARRFFQQIISGVEYCHRNMVAHRDLKPENLLLDSKCNIKIADFGLSNVMRDGHFLKTSCGSPNYAAPEVISGKLYAGPEVDVWSCGVILYALLCGTLPFDDENIPNLFKKIKGGIYTLPSHLSPSARDLIPRMLVVDPMKRITIREIREHMWFKIQLPRYLAVPPPDTAQQVKKLDEETLNDVIKMGFDKNQLIESLHNRLQNEATVAYYLLMDNRLRTTSGYLGSEFQESMDPSFSQVHAETPTSATEHRQHVFTESPGSGLRQHFASERKWALGLQLYKTRDEKYLLDLQRVSGPQLLFLDLCSAFLTQLRVL